Proteins from a single region of Papaver somniferum cultivar HN1 unplaced genomic scaffold, ASM357369v1 unplaced-scaffold_70, whole genome shotgun sequence:
- the LOC113344064 gene encoding ribosomal RNA-processing protein 8-like: MESGKRKRNRKKKNSNSDSHDHPKKLVSAPQKSSSVDNSNSKRRKTNAVVPDGGGKQLTFLEKAKARLSGGHFRMINEKLYTCSGEEALNYFKEDPSLFNMYHTGYQEQMSHWPETPVNVIIQWLKEHDPYLIVADFGCGDARLAKNVKNKVFSIDLVSNDPSVIACDMSNTPLASSSVDVAVFCLSLMGTNFPSYLTEAHRVLNSSGWLLIAEVRSRFDPNNGGTAPDGFLKAVRDLGFTLTSKDYSNKMFLLFFFKKKQEKRKSKNKEIEWPTLKPCLYKRR, encoded by the exons ATGGAGAGCGGAAAACGAAAAAggaatagaaaaaagaaaaactctaaTTCAGATTCTCATGATCACCCAAAGAAGCTCGTCTCTGCCCCTCAAAAATCATCTTCTGTAGATAACTCCAACTCGAAGCGTAGAAAAACCAATGCAGTAGTACCTGATGGAGGAGGAAAACAATTGACTTTCCTGGAAAAG GCGAAAGCTAGGTTATCTGGTGGACATTTCAGGATGATAAATGAGAAATTATATACTTGCAGTGGTGAAGAAGCACTCAATTATTTCAAAGAAGATCCTTCTTTGTTTAATATG TATCATACTGGATATCAAGAGCAAATGTCACATTGGCCTGAGACGCCAGTTAATGTTATTATCCAATGGCTTAAAGAACATGACCCGTATTTGATTGTTGCTGATTTTGGCTGTG GGGATGCTCGTCTAGCTAAAAATGTGAAGAACAAAGTCTTTTCAATTGATCTTGTTTCGAATGACCCTTCTGTCATTGCTTGTGACATGTCAAAT ACACCCCTTGCTTCTTCATCAGTGGATGTTGCAGTTTTCTGTCTTTCATTGATGGGGACCAACTTCCCTAGTTATCTTACGGAAGCGCATAGAGTTCTTAACTCAAG TGGTTGGCTCTTAATAGCTGAGGTTAGAAGCAGGTTTGACCCAAACAACGGAGGAACAGCTCCTGATGGGTTTCTAAAAGCTGTCCGTGATCTTGGATTTACTTTAACATCTAAG GACTACTCAAATAAGATgtttctcttgttcttcttcaagaAAAAG CAAGAGAAGCGGAAGTCAAAGAACAAAGAAATTGAATGGCCAACCCTGAAGCCGTGTTTATATAAGCGTCGGTGA
- the LOC113344044 gene encoding serine/threonine-protein kinase STY13-like translates to MEINNEFQLDSKWLIDPKHLFVGPRIGEGAHAKVYEGKYKNQTVAIKIVHRGDTPEEIAKREGRFAREVSMLSRVQHKNLVKFIGACNVPVMVIVTELLLGGSLRKFLVNLRPRGLETRVAVSYALDIARAMECLHSHGIIHRDLKPENLILTADHKTVKLVDFGLAREESVTEMMTAETGTYRWMAPELYSTVTLRHGEKKHYNHKVDSYSFAIVLWELIHNRLPFEGMSNLQAAYAAAFKNVRPSAEDIPEDLALIVTPCWKEDPNARPNFSQIVQMLLHYLTTISPPEHMIPSRMFSSENKVLPPESPGTSSLMAMHNDTGDKPDENIQESRGCLFCFHHCF, encoded by the exons ATGGAAATAAATAATGAATTTCAATTGGATTCAAAGTGGTTAATCGATCCTAAACATCTTTTTGTTGGACCAAGAATCGGAGAAGGTGCTCATGCCAAAGTATACGAAGGAAA ATATAAGAATCAAACAGTTGCGATTAAAATTGTTCATAGAGGGGACACGCCGGAGGAGATTGCTAAAAGAGAAGGGAGGTTTGCTAGAGAAGTTTCAATGCTTTCTAGAGTTCAACACAAAAATTTAGTAAAG TTTATTGGGGCGTGTAATGTCCCTGTCATGGTGATAGTTACTGAGCTTCTATTAGGTGGTTCATTGCGTAAGTTCTTGGTGAACTTGCGACCGAGAGGCTTGGAGACACGTGTTGCGGTTAGTTATGCGCTTGACATTGCTCGGGCAATGGAATGCTTGCATTCACATGGGATTATTCATCGTGATCTGAAGCCTG AAAATTTGATATTGACTGCAGACCACAAGACCGTAAAACTTGTAGACTTTGGTTTAGCAAGAGAAGAGTCAGTAACAGAGATGATGACTGCTGAGACGGGGACATATCGTTGGATGGCTCCTGAG TTGTACAGCACAGTCACGTTGAGGCatggagagaagaaacattacAACCATAAGGTTGATTCCTACAGCTTTGCTATTGTGCTGTGGGAACTTATACACAACCGACTTCCATTCGAAGGCATGTCGAACCTCCAAGCAGCATATGCAGCTGCTTTCAAG AATGTTAGACCTAGTGCAGAAGACATCCCTGAAGATTTAGCTTTAATTGTAACACCGTGTTGGAAGGAGGACCCAAATGCTAGACCTAACTTCAGCCAAATAGTGCAGATGCTTTTACATTATCTGACCACTATTTCTCCACCCGAACACATGATCCCATCTCGCATGTTTAGTTCAGAGAACAAAGTATTACCCCCAGAGTCTCCAGGTACAAGTTCATTAATGGCTATGCACAACGACACTGGTGACAAGCCAGACGAGAACATACAGGAGTCAAGGGGTTGTCTATTTTGTTTCCATCATTGCTTCTGA
- the LOC113344037 gene encoding uncharacterized protein LOC113344037, with translation MGKIDRVLVNLEWINQFQDSLAEFLNPGVSDHSPSVVTCFEGRAHGPPPFRFCNFLADDDDFLKIVESVWNEPVKERPLCVETARKERQVVHSYVKLSRSDESLAQQNSKVKWMEAGDSNVKFFYNSIRERRSRNNILVLHARSGEKLEDDKSIAKECVEFYEDLFNPVENEVNSSDIFGSLQFENLLQQNDCDKLLMPVTKDEVVWALSSIHSSKSPGPDGFTRKLLKEVNSTFITLVSKCDNPATISDFRRIACCNVIYKCITNILANRLKVVMRGLISSNQSAFISSRSIQDNIMLAHELVRNYHRPKGVSRCALKVDLKKAYDSVKSEAVLEAMSKFGFPSQFITWVKLCISSAKFFILVNGSPYGFFGAKRGLRQGCPLSPYLFVMVMEIFSSLMYQQVKLSNFEFHPKCKSTKLTHLCFADDVLIFFKGTLKATQVIKNILSDFKSCSGLDVNVQKSSSYHSGIHEEDLRLILQCVGCVEGVLPLRYLGVPLISTRLSYADCLPLIDKIIKRIKSWKARFLAYPGRLLLIKDVLCGMVYFWFSYFVLSKRVFKELNTIFKRFLWDGIEMGKSIIPSAGFKSLSIEDIDSLVNQGLHSVSDFIRGDQWVPPNDDAVIGELMHYVQEVQVDPNEADKTIWTASTYGEFSMKDTYLALVPKGHNISWHRLVWFKGLIPRHPFIGWLAMHRRLKTRKKLLQWGSIKDAQCLLCRETIEDEDHLFCSCSFSSAIWQGIVLKLGYYRNCSPSWKNELKWCSDNFGGKGVVNTIKKLALNSFIYHVWKERNKRLHSPHSSSMDAVSFSIVADVRLKVEAHGLSDADTEAVKRFLARWNVSCQLLKKKVIACTWKYPFEDEVMINIDGSRRDVSGGFGAIIRNASGDPVAAAIGGSGPETVFTIELMGAELGLKLAIKKKMTLVHIATDSMAVFNLFNIKDPNPAWIIMHLWRRIERLRSQFRRLRVSHIYKETNRAADALADMHPKENFIEIDLGAFSEELQVIIVEDKSLKVYFRS, from the exons ATGGGGAAGATTGACAGAGTTTTAGTCAACTTAGAGTGGATCAACCAGTTCCAGGATTCTTTGGCTGAATTTCTTAATCCTGGTGTTTCTGATCATAGTCCTAGTGTTGTTACTTGTTTTGAAGGTAGAGCTCATGGCCCTCCTCCTTTCAGGTTTTGTAACTttcttgctgatgatgatgatttcttGAAGATTGTTGAATCTGTGTGGAATGAACCAGTTAAAG AAAGACCCCTATGTGTTGAGACTGCTAGAAAAGAAAGACAAGTTGTGCATTCTTATGTTAAATTATCTAGGAGTGATGAGTCCTTGGCACAACAAAATTCTAAGGTTAAGTGGATGGAAGCTGGTGATTcaaatgttaaatttttttataacTCCATTAGAGAAAGAAGATCTAGAAATAATATCTTGGTGCTTCATGCTAGGTCTGGAGAGAAGTTGGAGGATGATAAGTCCATTGCTAAAGAGTGTGTCGAATTTTATGAAGATCTTTTCAATCCAGTTGAGAATGAGGTGAATTCTTCTGATATTTTTGGGTCTTTAcagtttgagaatttgcttcaACAAAATGATTGTGATAAGCTTTTGATGCCTGTTACCAAGGATGAAGTTGTTTGGGCCCTTTCTTCTATTCATTCTAGTAAATCGCCTGGTCCAGATGGCTTCACAA ggaaGCTGTTGAAAGAGGTAAATAGCACCTTTATTACTTTGGTTTCTAAATGTGATAATCCTGCTACTATTAGTGACTTCAGACGTATAGCTTGTTGCAATGTTATCTATAAATGTATTACTAACATTTTGGCTAATAGGCTTAAGGTGGTTATGAGAGGCCTGATCAGTTCAAATCAGTCTGCTTTTATTTCTAGTAGATCTATTCAGGATAATATTATGTTAGCTCATGAGCTAGTTAGGAACTACCATAGACCTAAGGGTGTTTCTAGATGTGCCTTGAAGGTGGATTTAAAAAAAGCTTATGACTCTGTCAAATCGGAAGCTGTTCTGGAAGCTATGTCAAAGTTTGGTTTTCCTAGCCAGTTTATTACTTGGGTTAAGCTTTGTATCTCCTCAGCTAAATTCTTTATTCTGGTTAATGGTTCCCCTTATGGGTTTTTCGGAGCTAAGAGAGGGTTAAGACAGGGATGTCCTTTATCCCCTTATTTATTTGTTATGGTGATGGAGATCTTCAGTTCCTTAATGTATCAACAAGTGAAGCTGAGTAACTTTGAGTTTCATCCTAAATGTAAGTCCACTAAGCTTACACATTTGTGTTTTGCTGATGATGTACTTATTTTCTTCAAAGGCACCTTGAAGGCTACTCAAGTCATAAAGAATATTCTATCTGACTTCAAGAGTTGTTCTGGGCTTGATGTGAATGTGCAAAAGTCTTCTTCATATCACTCTGGAATTCATGAGGAGGATTTGAGATTAATTTTACAATGTGTTGGTTGTGTAGAGGGAGTTTTGCCACTGAGGTATTTGGGAGTTCCTCTCATCTCTACTAGATTATCCTATGCTGATTGTTTACCTTTGATTGATAAGATTATTAAGAGGATTAAGTCTTGGAAAGCTAGATTCTTGGCTTATCCTGGTAGATTACTTCTTATTAAGGATGTTCTTTGTGGTATGGTGTATTTCTGGTTCTCTTATTTTGTTCTTTCCAAGAGAGTTTTCAAAGAACTTAATACTATTTTTAAAAGGTTTCTCTGGGATGGCATTGAGATGGGAAAAAGTATAATCCCATCAGCTGGCTTCAAATCT CTAAGCATTGAAGATATTGATAGCCTGGTGAACCAGGGTCTCCATTCTGTCTCTGATTTCATTAGAGGAGATCAATGGGTTCCTCCAAATGATGATGCAGTTATTGGGGAGTTGATGCATTATGTTCAGGAAGTGCAAGTTGATCCTAATGAAGCTGACAAGACAATTTGGACTGCAAGTACCTATGGTGAGTTCTCAATGAAGGACACTTACTTGGCTTTGGTTCCTAAGGGCCATAATATAAGTTGGCATAGACTGGTTTGGTTCAAGGGGCTCATCCCAAGGCATCCTTTTATTGGCTGGCTGGCTATGCACAGAAGGCTTAAAACAAGGAAAAAACTGCTCCAATGGGGTAGTATAAAAGATGCTCAGTGCTTACTTTGTAGGGAGACCATTGAGGATGAGGACCACCTCTTTTGCAGCTGTAGTTTCTCTTCCGCTATTTGGCAGGGAATTGTTCTTAAGCTAGGCTATTACAGGAATTGTTCTCCTTCTTGGAAGAATGAATTGAAGTGGTGCAGTGACAACTTTGGTGGTAAAGGAGTTGTAAACACTATAAAGAAACTAGCTTTAAATAGTTTCATCTACCACGTTTGGAAAGAAAGGAATAAAAGGTTGCACTCTCCTCACTCTAGTTCTATGGATGCTGTAAGTTTTAGTATTGTTGCTGATGTCAGACTTAAAGTGGAGGCTCATGGCCTATCAGATGCTGATACTGAAGCTGTGAAGAGATTCTTAGCTAGGTGGAATGTTTCTTGCCAGCTGCTCAAGAAAAAAGTCATTGCTTGTACTTGGAAATACCCCTTTGAAGATGAAGTCATGATCAATATAGATGGTTCAAGAAGGGATGTTTCAGGGGGTTTTGGAGCTATTATTAGGAATGCTAGTGGAGACCCTGTTGCTGCAGCCATTGGTGGCTCTGGTCCTGAAACTGTTTTTACTATTGAGTTAATGGGTGCTGAGTTGGGCTTGAAGTTGGCCATTAAGAAGAAGATGACCCTTGTTCATATTGCCACAGATTCAATGGCTGTCTTTAATCTGTTTAACATCAAAGATCCTAATCCAGCGTGGATCATTATGCACTTGTGGAGGCGCATTGAAAGATTGAGAAGCCAATTCAGAAGACTTAGAGTGAGTCATATTTACAAGGAGACTAATAGAGCAGCTGATGCTCTAGCTGATATGCATCCTAAGGAGAATTTTATTGAGATAGATTTGGGGGCTTTTAGTGAGGAATTACAAGTCATCATTGTTGAGGACAAGAGTTTGAAAGTGTATTTTCGTAGTTag